The Leptospira saintgironsiae genome contains the following window.
CGACGATAAATGTTCCGGAGATCACCATAGATCCGTTGAATGATTTAAAAACGGACTGCATCTCTTTATAAATTTCAGTTAAAAATTCAGAAGGAGTAGTATCTAATACTCTATCGTTTGCAGCAGATCTTGCAAGAATGGAGTTAACCACAACCCCCATCACAAGAGAGCCTCCAGCTCCTTGCATGGACTTACCCATTGCGTCCCCGTTCATCGCGAAAGTATAACGTTTATAATCGTTCTCTTTTCCAAGACGAAGATTTCCAGTCACACAAAGGTCTCCACCCAAATCCGCATGTTTGCCTTTGAACTCGAATTTTTTCTTTTGGCGAAGAATAAAATCAGTGCTTACCCTTGGAGATTTATTCGCATTATAAAAAAGAGGTTTTGCTAATAAAGAAGTTAGGAAGTAATCTCCATCTTGTTGCACCTTAAGACGTTGGAGTTCCTCCATCTTTTCAGAAAGTTCTCTGGTTCTTTCTCTTACCTTAGTTGCCAAATGTTCCGCGTAATCTTGCAATTCCCCTCTAGCTTTTCGGATAGAAGTTACCATGCTATTGAATGAGTCGGATAAAAATCCGATTTCATCCTTCAAGTCTACTTTCACTTCAACATCTAAGGCACCTAAATTTACTTTTTCCACCCCAGACAATAGTCTATTAAGTGGAGTCACCAAACTTTGGCGGAAGAATAGAGGGAATACAAAAAATACTACAACCAAAACCAAACCCAAGATCAGAGTTTGTTTTGCAGCAGTCGGGTGCATAAATTCTCTATATTTGCGGTAGGAATATCCTACTTCGCTAACCACATCCTTCTTCACATCATAATGAATATAAGTTACGAAATGTTGGTGTTCATCTAAACTTTTTCTGTAATGGCGATACAATGCAGGTTGGAATGGCCGGAAATATAAAAGTACTTCTGCCTTTAGATGTCCTATCAGTAGGTCCTTCTCGTCAAAGGTGCAAGTTGCGTCCTTCTCCTTCCATTTTTGAAGAAGATGTTCTTTGAACGGAATAACTCCTTTGTTTCCGACACCTTTCAGATAATTTCTACCATCCACGCAGAATTCTTTCGGAAAAATATAATCCAGTTTGTTAGAAGTTACGAAGACTGCTGTATTTAAAGTAACGAGATGATCGAATAATTTTGTTTTTAATTCTTTTCCTTCCAGATTCGGATTATCATCCAAAAACTTCAGGATTGCAGCTCTGTATCCGCTAAAATATTCGTGAGTATCTTTAAGAGTTTTTTTAACTGAGTTTCTAAAACCTTCTTCCGCCAAAAGTTTCATATGCTCAAAGATAATCGTATTCTTAAAGTCTATCTCTAATTGAGGAAGCCTCAGGTCGTATTGATTATCGTAGCGAGAATAATCCACATTCTTGGATCCGCCTTCCCACTGAACGATATATAACATCTCAGGGATCTGTTTTCCGCCTTCGAGAGCTCTAGCCATGTTCACGATACTTTTGGTATCATACTCAGCTTCTTTATCTTGATTGGAGATGAAAACCAAGGCTTGCATGATCAACATCAATGTCACAAAAGTGATTCCTACAATCTTGACCATGAAAGTGGTTTTTTCTTCACTGAAGTTTAAGAAGATTACCAGGATCAAAAAGATCCCTAGTGTCATTAAAAGAACGATAGAAGTTAAATAAGTAGAACGTTCAATCCATCCGTCTCGGCTGAGAATGTTCGTAAGCGCAGGAACCACACCACCCGCAAGTAGTGCTGCCATAAAACCGCCGATTGCAAATCGAACCCTTCCCTTAGTTTTGGTCATTCTATAGATCGGAAGGATCAAGAATGAGATCAGAACGAATAGCCCGATCAAAACCGCAATTATAGAAGATGCCTTTTCAGCATTAAAGTCCCAATGGTGGGCAGTGAAGTGATACTTTCTAGGGGAGCTAAGAGTAATATAATAAAAATAGGAAATCCCTATTGCCCCAACTGCATACATTCCAATCAGAAGATTCCGGTTCATTTTCGGATTTGCATGTCCCGGATAACGTGCCAAGAACTGACCTAAGTGAATGAGCGCTGGAAGAATAAATCCGACGGTCAACCATCTATGATAAGCCGCCATCGGGTTATACAAGAATGCTGCGAAAAAATATCCGGCACAGAAAAAGGAGAAAAACAAAGCTCCCAATGCAAGATGCATTGTGCTTGAAGATTTTTCTTTCAAGAAGAGGAAGAATAAGGAAGTACATAGAAACGCTAAAATCGATAGCAAACTTCCGAAAGAATAATAGTTCAGCAGAACATCGTTTTGTAAGATTGAAGAAATTTCCATGCAGCCAATAAGGAATCGAATTCGGAATTATAACCCGATCGCCGGGTTTCAAGAGCTTGGTCCCTTGGATCAGGCTCTTATAAATGGATTATATTAAAGCCGGAACCGATCAGATCAAATCAAAAAAGAAATTCGTCTAGAATTCACTGTTTTGTATAACGAATGCAATGTAAAAATCAAGCTTAAAGTTTTTCTATGTCTTGGATTTTCATAAAAGAGTTGGGAGTATAAGCGTTGTAAGGTCCTGCTTCTACCCAACCTTGTAGGATCTTATTCCAATCTTTTCTTTGAACCTTATTCAAAATCTTGAAAACTAGTTCTGTGTTCAGCATTTCAGAAGAAGCAACCTGTTTCAGGAATGATTTATACCCTTCGTACCCTAATTCTTTATGAATGATAAATTGAGTACGCACTGACTTGGAGTAAAACCAAGGCCCCAAAGAAGGATTAGTAAGATGAAAATCCTTAGAAAGAGGAGGATCGTTTTTCGGGATTGCTTCTGCCAGACCCCATTCTTCTGTTACTGATTGGAGCTCATCCGCATCCAGTTTCAGATAACCTCTTTTGGACAAAAGATAAGGCAAATAAGAAACAATTCCTTCGCTTAACCATGAAGGTTCTGTAAAATAATAATGTCCCAACTCATGTAATAACAATGCAGGATAACCGGGAGGGACCAGGCCCAATTCCATAAAGATCCCGAGTTCTTTTCCTAATTCTCCGGATACATTATTGTATCCTCCCACTCTAGTTCCATTTAGAAACACAGTGTCTTTTAAAACCAATCGTATCTTATCTTTTTCAGAAGAAGGTAAAGATTTGAATATTGGAGAAGACGCCTGATGAAATGGGATCCCTAAATAAGACTCATAAGCATCTAAGATCTTTTTTGTTTTCTCAAAAGCGTATTTGTCCCATTCTTTCAGTTCAGTTTCATTTCGAACTGCTAATCTAATCTCTCCTCCTTTTAATCTAAAGGAGAAGTTTGATTCGTTTATTTTAGGGGACTTCTTATTTTGAGAAAGAATAGGAAGAACAGAAATTAAAAATGCGAAAAGTATTCCCATTCGCATCCATAAAGAGAACTTAAGAAAGAAACCGCCTGTCAACGATCTCTCTCTATCAAACGAATCAGTTTATGAGCGTTTTCGTTCCCCGGTTCTTTTTGTAATACTTTGCGAGCATATTCTTCTGCTCTATCATACATTTCCATCAAACGATAGATATCAGATAGATTGATCGTATTAGAAATATTATTAGGATCGATTTCCAAAAGTTTCAAACTCGCAGTCAGAGCTTGGTCATACTTGCCCATCTTCTTGTTTGCAATAGAAAGATAGAACCAATACTCATGAAGATCAGGATCTGTTCCAAGATAGTTATTCAAAACTTCTACAGCAGTATTATAATCTTTACCTTTAAAGCTGAGAAGTCCCAAAAGTTTATTCAATCTTTGGTTGGCACTATCATGCATATAACCTGTTTTCAGAAGTTCTAATGCCTCGTCCAAACGTCCGGTTTTATACATCTTCTTAGCATCTTCATAAACGGAATCTGTATTTAATGCTTTGTCGATATGGTCAGAAGATTCGAAAATTTCTTCGATCTCGTCGCTTTTAGGTTCTCCTTGGAACTCTATCTTGAGAAGAGAAAGGTCATCTGTGAGTTCTCCGGTTTTACGGATCTCAGTTTCAATATCTTCCAGATTTGCTTTTGCAGTTTCTACATGGCGGAGAAACAACATTTCGTCTTCGTTAATAGTACGGATCGTCTCTTCAGGAGTTAGATCCACATCATCTCTACCGTCCGAGCCGAGGATGATAATATCACCTTTTTTAAGTTGGAAACTTCTTACCTTAAATTCGAATTCTGAATCCAGACCCAATTTTCTGAGAGTTAGTCCGTCTTCTATAAAACTTGCCTTTCCATCTCTATACAATACAGAGTAAGGGTGCTCAGCGTTAAAATACCAACATACTCCAGTTTCATCTTCTATCAAATAGAGAGAAGCGGAGATCACCATTGAACCGTTGAACGATTTGAATACTGCGTGGATCTCATCGTAAATTTCAGTTAACCACTGCTCAGGAGTTGCATCCAAAATCCTATTGTTTGCTGCTGAACGTGCGAGAATGGAGTTCATAACAACGCCCATCACCAAGGCACCACCGGCACCTTGCATGGATTTACCCATTGCATCACCGTTCATAGAAACTGTATAACGTTTGAATGAATCGGGGCGTCCTAATCTTAGATTTCCAGTTACACAGATATCCCCGCCCAGGTCGGAATGTTTTCCTCTGAACTCGAATTGTTTCTTTTGGCGAATGATAAAATCAGTAGAAACCAATTTGGATTTGTTCGCATTATAGAAGAGAGGTTTTGCTAATAATGAAGTTAAGAAGTAGTCACCATCCTGCTGCACTTTGAGGCGTTGGACTTCCTCCATCTTCTCCTGGACTTCTCTAGTTCTTTCTCGAACTTTTTCTTCCAGGTTTTCTGCATAATCTTGTAGTTCTCTTCTGGCTTGTTTGATAGAAGCCACCATCGCATTGAATGAGTCAGCTAAGAACCCGATCTCGTCTCGGACCTTAACTGGGACCACCACGTCCAGATCTCCCTTGTTTACCTTCTCCACCCCGGAAAGAAGGCTATTGAGAGGATCTACTAAACTGTTTTTGAAGAAGAGTGGAAACAATGCTAGAACGATAAAGATCACAGCCAATAAGATCACGGTTTGTTTTACCGCGGTTGGGTGCATAAAATCTCTATACAATCTATAAGAGAACCCAACCTCACTCATCTGTTGTTTTTCAGGTTGGAATTTCATAAAGGCAACATAATGCCCTGTTCCATCTTGACTTCTTCTGTAGTGGCGGGTTTCGCTTGGTTTAAAATATCTAAAATATCTTAGAACTTCAGAACGAAGTTGTGCTTGGTCTAAATCCTTTCCATCCCAAAGACAATCTTCTGACCAATGAGAGAAAATTTCTTCCTTAAAACCGAACTCTGAATCTCCTAAAGCATTTACGAAGTCTCTTCCCTTTTTACAGAAAGATCCTCCTACAATTGCCTCGAGTCTATTCGAAGAAACGAAAGCTCGTTTATTCCATTGCTCTGCACTTGCTAAGATAAGTTTTTTGAGTTCTGCATCGGAGAGATCTTTTTTATCTTCCAATAACTTTTGGATGAAACGTTTATAACCACCGAAATAAGTATGAGTTCGGTCCAAAAGCAAACTTATGGATTTTCTAAATCCTTCTTCTCTTAGATTACGGATCTCTTCGTAAGTCGTGACGTTTTGTAAGTCAGCTTCTATCTCTTTAAGATTTAGTTCTTTATTAGGATCATATTCGGAAGAATTTAAACTTTCCTTGGAATCATCCCAATGGAAGGCGTACTCTATATCTCCGGATTTTACACCATTTTCCAGAGCTCTTTCTATATTCACCATACGCAAACTATCGTATTCTGCGTCTTTTTCTTGGCTGGAGATATAAACTAAAGCCTGCATGATCAAACAGATCGTAAAGAGTGTGATCCCAACGATCTTAACCATGAAGGTAGTTCGTTCGGCACTATTATTGATGAATGCGATTACTAAGAACGAGAACGCTGTTAAGAATAGAATTACGTTCGAAGTCATGTACGTAGAACGTTCCATCACTCCGTCTCGGCTGAGAATATTCGAGATATTCGGATAAATTGCTGCGATCAAAAATCCAATAGTGAACATGAGAAGAGCGATCCTTCTCTTGTCCTTTGTGATAACGACTCTCCAAGTAGGTATAATAATAAAACCTACGATGGAGAATATTCCAATCACCAATGCAAGATAGCGGCTTGCATCAAACGCATTAAAGTCCCAATGGTGAGCAGTGAAGTGATAGATCTTCTCTGAAATATAAGTGAAGTATATAAACAAACTTACGGTGATCACTGAAACAGAATGTTCAGCCATCAAAACCCATTTCGCTATACGTTGGTTGCTGTTCCCAGGAAACCTAAGTAAAAATTGGGTGAAGTGAGCAAGAGCAAATAGAATGAATCCGCCAGTCATCCAACGGTGATATGCTGCGATCGGGTGATATAGAAATGCTGCTAAGAAGTATCCTGTCTCGAATACACCTAATAGCATAAAGCCAATCCCAAGATGAGTGGTAGCTATTGTCCTATTCTTTAGGGTAAGAAAGAAAATCCCGAGGAATATGGTGGTCAGTGTGACCAATAAACTTCCAAATGAATAATAATTAAAAAGGACCAGGTCCCAAGAAATCGGATTTAACCCCATAAACTCCTGCAAGCAATTCCGGATGCCGGACAATCGAAACTGACTTCAAACCGAATCTTTTATTTTTAGTTTACCGGTTCTGGAATACATCTTCAGAACGGGTAAAAAATCGGCTAAAGCCTTCACTATCATTTTGAAAAGGGAAAAATCAATAGAAAAATAAGAATGCGACTCCTATTCTGTCGAGTATGTCCGCTAACTCGAACCAAAACATTCCGAAAGCACGTAGATTTCTTCCTTTAGAGAAACTCTGGTTTAGAGTTTTGTTAGGTTTGGTTTCCGGACTTTTAGTAGGCCTATATCTAAGTCCTGAAAATTCGTTGGTAGCCCAAGAATATTCAAAGCCGATCATTTCTTGGTTAGGGCTTCCTGGTCATTTTTTCCTGATCTTATTGCAAATCATCATGATTCCTTTGGTGTTTTGTTCCATCGTTCTAGGGATACACGCCGGAGAAACTCTGGATAATCTGAAAAGTTTCGGATTAAAAGCATTCTTATACTTCGTATTTACCACAATATTAGCCGTATCGATCGGAATCATCTTAGCAAGCACGATCAAACCAGGAAGTTTTGTAGATCCAGCGGGAATTCCAAGAGTGCAAGTTCCAAATAAAGTATCCGAATCCTCAGGTACTGTCTCTGTGGAGAAGGTCCCGGAGTTAATACTTTCCGTTATTCCCAGAAATCCATTCCAAACATTTGCTAATGGAGATATGTTAGGAGTAGTTTTACTCGCTCTATTGGTTGGGATTGCTATTCTTTCAATAGAACAACAAAGTGCCGCTTATGTTCTGCCTGTATTACAAGCGATATTCAAAACCAGTATGGTATTCGTACAATGGGCAATGAAGATTGCACCTTTCGCAGTTTTCGGACTCATAGCTCAGATCACTGCAAAGATAGGACTCAAAGTTTTATTAAGTCTTGGAGTGTACTTTTTCACTGTGCTAGGTGGCTTAGTCTTAGTACTGATTATGTATTCGATCATACTTATGCTTGTAGCAAGAAAGAGCCCTGTTTGGTTCTTTAAACAAGCGGGAGAAGTACAACTTCTCGCATTCTCCACTTCTAGTTCTGCAGCAGTTCTTCCTTTTTCTTTAAAGACAGGAATAGAGAAGATGGGAGTTTCTCGAAAAATCGCAGAGTTCATTTTGCCATTAGGAGCTACGGTCAATATGGATGGGACTGCTCTTTACCAAGCGGTTGCCACCGTATTTTTAGCCCAAGTGTATGGAATAGAATTAACAACTACCAATCTTGCATTCGTTCTCATTGCAACTGTGGTAGCTTCTATCGGAACTCCAAGTACTCCAGGACTTGGTATAGTAATTCTCGCATCTATTTTAGCAGGTGTAGGCGTTCCTACAGAAGGGATCGGTATTATCTTGGGAGTGGACCGTATTTTGGACATGTGCAGAACCACTGTGAACGTAACAGGAGACTTGGTTGCCTGCAATGTTTTCCAAAGTATAGAAGATAAGAAACGACCGAGCACCTGAGTCCTCTTTTGGAAAAAAAATTTCTCACTCTTACATTCTTTAATATAGTCGCAAACTTAACTGTTCCTCTTACAAGCTTTGCTGACGTTGCAGTACTCGGCCAATTAGAATCCCATACATATGTAGCTGGAGTTGCTCTCTCCAACGTATTATTCGATTATCTGTTTTGGGGATTTTCATTCCTAAGAATGAGCACCACAGGTCTTACTGCCCAGGCAGAG
Protein-coding sequences here:
- a CDS encoding SpoIIE family protein phosphatase, which translates into the protein MGLNPISWDLVLFNYYSFGSLLVTLTTIFLGIFFLTLKNRTIATTHLGIGFMLLGVFETGYFLAAFLYHPIAAYHRWMTGGFILFALAHFTQFLLRFPGNSNQRIAKWVLMAEHSVSVITVSLFIYFTYISEKIYHFTAHHWDFNAFDASRYLALVIGIFSIVGFIIIPTWRVVITKDKRRIALLMFTIGFLIAAIYPNISNILSRDGVMERSTYMTSNVILFLTAFSFLVIAFINNSAERTTFMVKIVGITLFTICLIMQALVYISSQEKDAEYDSLRMVNIERALENGVKSGDIEYAFHWDDSKESLNSSEYDPNKELNLKEIEADLQNVTTYEEIRNLREEGFRKSISLLLDRTHTYFGGYKRFIQKLLEDKKDLSDAELKKLILASAEQWNKRAFVSSNRLEAIVGGSFCKKGRDFVNALGDSEFGFKEEIFSHWSEDCLWDGKDLDQAQLRSEVLRYFRYFKPSETRHYRRSQDGTGHYVAFMKFQPEKQQMSEVGFSYRLYRDFMHPTAVKQTVILLAVIFIVLALFPLFFKNSLVDPLNSLLSGVEKVNKGDLDVVVPVKVRDEIGFLADSFNAMVASIKQARRELQDYAENLEEKVRERTREVQEKMEEVQRLKVQQDGDYFLTSLLAKPLFYNANKSKLVSTDFIIRQKKQFEFRGKHSDLGGDICVTGNLRLGRPDSFKRYTVSMNGDAMGKSMQGAGGALVMGVVMNSILARSAANNRILDATPEQWLTEIYDEIHAVFKSFNGSMVISASLYLIEDETGVCWYFNAEHPYSVLYRDGKASFIEDGLTLRKLGLDSEFEFKVRSFQLKKGDIIILGSDGRDDVDLTPEETIRTINEDEMLFLRHVETAKANLEDIETEIRKTGELTDDLSLLKIEFQGEPKSDEIEEIFESSDHIDKALNTDSVYEDAKKMYKTGRLDEALELLKTGYMHDSANQRLNKLLGLLSFKGKDYNTAVEVLNNYLGTDPDLHEYWFYLSIANKKMGKYDQALTASLKLLEIDPNNISNTINLSDIYRLMEMYDRAEEYARKVLQKEPGNENAHKLIRLIERDR
- a CDS encoding dicarboxylate/amino acid:cation symporter encodes the protein MSANSNQNIPKARRFLPLEKLWFRVLLGLVSGLLVGLYLSPENSLVAQEYSKPIISWLGLPGHFFLILLQIIMIPLVFCSIVLGIHAGETLDNLKSFGLKAFLYFVFTTILAVSIGIILASTIKPGSFVDPAGIPRVQVPNKVSESSGTVSVEKVPELILSVIPRNPFQTFANGDMLGVVLLALLVGIAILSIEQQSAAYVLPVLQAIFKTSMVFVQWAMKIAPFAVFGLIAQITAKIGLKVLLSLGVYFFTVLGGLVLVLIMYSIILMLVARKSPVWFFKQAGEVQLLAFSTSSSAAVLPFSLKTGIEKMGVSRKIAEFILPLGATVNMDGTALYQAVATVFLAQVYGIELTTTNLAFVLIATVVASIGTPSTPGLGIVILASILAGVGVPTEGIGIILGVDRILDMCRTTVNVTGDLVACNVFQSIEDKKRPST
- a CDS encoding SpoIIE family protein phosphatase; translation: MEISSILQNDVLLNYYSFGSLLSILAFLCTSLFFLFLKEKSSSTMHLALGALFFSFFCAGYFFAAFLYNPMAAYHRWLTVGFILPALIHLGQFLARYPGHANPKMNRNLLIGMYAVGAIGISYFYYITLSSPRKYHFTAHHWDFNAEKASSIIAVLIGLFVLISFLILPIYRMTKTKGRVRFAIGGFMAALLAGGVVPALTNILSRDGWIERSTYLTSIVLLMTLGIFLILVIFLNFSEEKTTFMVKIVGITFVTLMLIMQALVFISNQDKEAEYDTKSIVNMARALEGGKQIPEMLYIVQWEGGSKNVDYSRYDNQYDLRLPQLEIDFKNTIIFEHMKLLAEEGFRNSVKKTLKDTHEYFSGYRAAILKFLDDNPNLEGKELKTKLFDHLVTLNTAVFVTSNKLDYIFPKEFCVDGRNYLKGVGNKGVIPFKEHLLQKWKEKDATCTFDEKDLLIGHLKAEVLLYFRPFQPALYRHYRKSLDEHQHFVTYIHYDVKKDVVSEVGYSYRKYREFMHPTAAKQTLILGLVLVVVFFVFPLFFRQSLVTPLNRLLSGVEKVNLGALDVEVKVDLKDEIGFLSDSFNSMVTSIRKARGELQDYAEHLATKVRERTRELSEKMEELQRLKVQQDGDYFLTSLLAKPLFYNANKSPRVSTDFILRQKKKFEFKGKHADLGGDLCVTGNLRLGKENDYKRYTFAMNGDAMGKSMQGAGGSLVMGVVVNSILARSAANDRVLDTTPSEFLTEIYKEMQSVFKSFNGSMVISGTFIVVEDDTGKFWYFNAEHPFSVMYRDGRAGFLETGLTLRKIGLDSEYEFKVNTGRLEPGDVLIIGSDGKDDLDLTPEKEVRTINEDEMLFLQMVEKGQGNLERIEEEVLKVGELTDDLSLLRIEYSPVASPVRNGEEDEITDPFDWKFIYKKAKEDYMGGRLSEALGALEGLYKSDPQNTKVTKLLGLLSFKGKNYGKAVEVLNKYLGSDPDLVEYWYYLSLANRRIGRMDEAILAAKRMEELQPDNSMNLINLSDLYRQTEQFELALEYAHLALEKDPEDENAQKLVRLIERDRKAS